From a region of the Nitrospira sp. genome:
- the waaF gene encoding lipopolysaccharide heptosyltransferase II — MPSLSTLDARVSSALTNARILLIKPSSLGDIVHTFPVVSAIKSQWPGSHITWLVKRQWAELVERAEGVDRVWPVEMTVRSWLREGRALRAERFDIAMDLQGLLRSAILARLSAAPIRIGFANGREGSPWFYTQRIPVLNPDIHAVDRYLSVVAALGVSLPEKPRFGFRLPEEDVATVRELCRRRGLAVDSPWVAMNVGARWPTKRWPLTSFAAVVDQLHEAQLDPVVMIGSSDEREYTDRLRTLTKKPFIDLSGEIPLRCLPALLSKATAIITNDSGPMHIAAAVGIPVVAMFGPTSAIRTGPYGAGHQVLVGSVPCSPCFSRVCRHDPEMECLHVIKPTQVVDIVRPLLAARVT, encoded by the coding sequence GTGCCATCTCTAAGCACGCTCGATGCTCGTGTCTCCTCGGCATTAACCAATGCTCGTATTCTTCTGATCAAGCCGAGTTCTCTCGGGGATATCGTCCACACGTTTCCGGTCGTGTCGGCGATCAAGTCGCAATGGCCCGGATCGCATATCACGTGGCTGGTCAAACGTCAGTGGGCTGAGCTTGTCGAACGGGCAGAAGGCGTCGACCGTGTGTGGCCGGTGGAGATGACGGTGAGAAGTTGGCTCAGGGAGGGCCGGGCGCTGCGAGCGGAACGGTTTGACATCGCCATGGATTTGCAAGGGTTGCTCCGCAGTGCCATCCTCGCTCGCCTGAGCGCGGCACCCATACGCATCGGGTTTGCCAATGGAAGGGAAGGAAGCCCGTGGTTCTATACTCAGCGTATACCGGTTCTTAATCCCGATATCCATGCCGTTGACCGATACCTTTCGGTTGTTGCGGCGTTGGGGGTGTCACTGCCTGAGAAACCTCGATTTGGGTTCAGGTTGCCGGAGGAGGATGTGGCGACCGTTCGAGAACTCTGCCGACGCAGAGGACTCGCAGTGGACAGCCCATGGGTCGCGATGAACGTGGGGGCACGGTGGCCGACAAAGCGGTGGCCGCTGACGTCTTTCGCGGCCGTTGTGGATCAGCTGCACGAGGCGCAGCTTGATCCTGTCGTCATGATAGGAAGTTCGGATGAGCGGGAATATACGGATCGGTTGAGGACTCTGACAAAGAAGCCGTTCATCGATCTGAGCGGTGAGATCCCGTTGAGGTGTCTTCCGGCGCTGCTCTCAAAAGCGACCGCCATCATCACCAACGATTCCGGCCCGATGCACATTGCCGCAGCGGTTGGCATTCCGGTGGTGGCGATGTTTGGACCGACCAGTGCGATTCGGACGGGCCCGTATGGCGCCGGCCACCAAGTACTCGTCGGTTCGGTCCCCTGCAGCCCTTGTTTCAGCCGGGTCTGCCGACACGACCCTGAAATGGAATGTCTTCATGTCATCAAGCCAACCCAAGTGGTCGATATTGTGCGGCCGCTCCTAGCTGCTCGCGTAACATGA
- a CDS encoding class I SAM-dependent methyltransferase, with the protein MPMSEPISHSSIPCNLCGGREVSILSNRSRSGKPLQTVICRVCGLVWSDPRPHDARQFYEDEYRLSYKRTYSPRPKHVLRAGNVALSRFEKIERLLPSRKAVLDVGTGGGEFAYLLQSLGHRVSGIEPNKGYADYSIREYGLAVQVGFVQDAAFSPESFDVVTIWHVLEHTEDPGSVLALLRSWLKADGILVVEVPSVEATCQAPQSTFHEAHLYNFNVVSLRRLAKKHGLHEVSHLISRDGGNITMFLTRAEPPLEDRYEAAIPGNHEWVSRIVRGHSNFRRHLTPLPYLRAWHRLCRSLEENRETAGATSGKELLDKLYSPQLQVHSVGQG; encoded by the coding sequence ATGCCAATGAGCGAGCCGATCAGCCATTCTTCTATCCCATGCAACCTCTGCGGTGGTCGAGAAGTCTCGATCCTTTCGAACAGAAGTCGAAGCGGGAAACCCTTGCAGACCGTCATCTGCCGAGTGTGTGGCCTTGTGTGGTCGGATCCGCGTCCCCACGATGCCAGGCAGTTCTACGAGGATGAGTATCGTCTCTCCTATAAGCGCACCTATAGCCCGAGGCCGAAGCATGTCTTGCGGGCGGGCAATGTGGCGTTGTCGCGATTCGAAAAGATCGAGCGGTTGCTGCCGAGCCGGAAAGCTGTTCTCGACGTCGGCACCGGTGGAGGGGAGTTCGCGTATCTCCTACAATCCCTGGGGCATCGTGTGAGTGGGATTGAACCGAACAAAGGATACGCCGACTATTCGATACGGGAATATGGGCTCGCGGTTCAGGTCGGTTTCGTGCAAGACGCCGCGTTTTCGCCTGAATCGTTCGATGTGGTGACCATTTGGCACGTGCTCGAACATACGGAAGATCCCGGATCCGTCCTCGCATTGCTGAGATCCTGGCTGAAAGCCGACGGAATACTCGTTGTGGAAGTTCCCAGCGTGGAGGCCACCTGCCAGGCCCCTCAGAGCACGTTCCATGAAGCCCATCTCTATAACTTCAACGTGGTGTCATTGCGCCGGTTGGCCAAAAAACATGGATTGCATGAAGTGTCGCATCTGATCTCGCGCGATGGCGGCAACATCACGATGTTCCTCACTCGCGCTGAACCTCCTCTCGAAGATCGGTATGAAGCCGCCATTCCTGGCAACCATGAGTGGGTTTCCAGAATCGTGCGAGGACACAGCAACTTCCGCCGCCATTTGACGCCGCTTCCCTACCTGCGGGCTTGGCATCGTCTCTGCCGATCACTGGAAGAGAACCGCGAAACTGCCGGTGCCACAAGTGGTAAGGAGCTGCTCGACAAGCTATATTCTCCTCAGTTGCAGGTCCATTCTGTGGGGCAGGGATGA
- a CDS encoding glycosyltransferase family 9 protein, with the protein MTMNVLIVRPDGIGDVLLSLPVATQLRRLVPGVTIGFLASPTVAPLLDHHPDVDYVRTIRFTDPLKELRRAFSQGVEAAVFLKPFRRLMWAAWLAGVPIRVATRYRWYSLLANRHVHEHRSEFAKHESEYNVEMLMGLGLRPQPVSPPVLTLSEAERAAGAHRWSELSTPRIVIHPGGVSARRWSFQHYHELAVTLTESGYGVVLTGSDQERVEFGGGTRPSSALHQTGIVDLMGKLSLRELMAVIANAHVVVSGATGPAHMAAALGVPTVSLFDPRRNNLPVRWKPLGKGVVLRPDVPTCDKCIGQACSYWDCLDRMTVSKVVAAIAHTIRTPSVLTVFHT; encoded by the coding sequence ATGACAATGAATGTCTTGATCGTTCGCCCAGACGGCATCGGCGACGTCCTCTTGTCTCTTCCCGTGGCCACACAGCTTCGCCGCCTCGTGCCGGGCGTGACGATCGGGTTTCTCGCCAGCCCTACCGTCGCTCCCCTTCTGGATCATCATCCCGACGTGGATTATGTCCGGACGATTCGTTTCACAGATCCATTGAAGGAGTTGCGGCGTGCCTTTTCGCAGGGAGTCGAGGCGGCGGTATTTTTGAAACCGTTTCGACGCCTGATGTGGGCCGCCTGGTTGGCCGGTGTGCCGATTCGAGTCGCTACGAGATACCGTTGGTACAGCCTGTTGGCCAATCGCCATGTCCATGAACACCGCAGTGAGTTTGCAAAGCATGAATCAGAGTACAACGTCGAAATGTTAATGGGGTTAGGGCTGCGCCCGCAGCCCGTAAGTCCCCCGGTACTGACCCTGAGCGAGGCGGAGCGGGCCGCTGGGGCACATCGTTGGTCAGAGTTGTCGACCCCTCGTATCGTGATTCACCCAGGTGGTGTTTCTGCGCGCCGGTGGAGTTTCCAGCATTACCATGAGTTGGCTGTGACTCTGACGGAGAGCGGGTATGGTGTCGTGCTGACCGGCAGTGATCAAGAGCGAGTGGAGTTCGGAGGAGGCACGCGTCCTAGTTCTGCGCTTCATCAGACGGGAATAGTGGATCTTATGGGTAAACTCTCGCTGCGAGAACTTATGGCGGTGATCGCCAATGCTCACGTCGTCGTCTCGGGAGCTACGGGACCGGCTCACATGGCAGCAGCGCTGGGTGTCCCTACGGTCAGTTTGTTCGATCCTCGACGCAACAATCTGCCGGTGAGATGGAAACCGCTTGGGAAGGGCGTCGTGCTGCGGCCGGATGTGCCTACCTGTGACAAATGTATCGGGCAAGCCTGTTCCTATTGGGATTGCCTTGATCGAATGACCGTGTCCAAAGTGGTGGCGGCAATTGCCCATACCATTAGGACTCCCTCTGTCCTTACCGTCTTTCATACATAA
- a CDS encoding methyltransferase domain-containing protein, with the protein MLLSKRDLDEPVFKQYLENYDRIAAQDLNHSIQDTKYLTAQALKIPGYIRNDVFGAEVCEVGVGQGFLLRTLASMKPARIVGLDISLPYLKPLSREGFEVYLCNAENLPFKDAFQVLIATDILEHVLNVGDFLVSANRALVMNGKLVVRVPLEEDLVSYAQQMDCPFRFVHLRTFSRRGLIVMLEQAGFQVEAVHFDGFQRAYPQEYLPERVAKRMVEFIEGRSRWVHGVPSIGGWWGRFFFRPFEIAAVCVKVRPLKP; encoded by the coding sequence ATGCTTCTTTCGAAACGAGACCTTGATGAACCGGTATTTAAGCAATATCTTGAGAACTACGACCGTATTGCGGCTCAAGATTTGAATCATTCCATTCAGGACACAAAATACCTCACCGCTCAAGCACTCAAGATCCCAGGCTATATCAGAAATGATGTATTCGGTGCTGAGGTATGTGAGGTCGGAGTTGGGCAAGGGTTTCTGTTGAGAACCCTCGCGTCAATGAAGCCGGCCCGCATCGTCGGTTTGGATATCAGCCTTCCATACCTCAAGCCTCTCTCGAGAGAGGGATTTGAGGTGTATCTCTGCAACGCAGAGAACCTACCCTTTAAAGATGCGTTTCAGGTCCTTATTGCCACGGATATCCTTGAGCATGTGTTGAATGTTGGTGATTTTTTAGTGAGTGCAAACCGTGCTTTGGTCATGAATGGGAAGCTGGTCGTACGAGTCCCACTGGAAGAAGATCTCGTCTCATACGCTCAACAGATGGACTGCCCGTTCCGCTTTGTTCATCTCAGGACTTTTAGTCGTCGTGGGTTAATAGTGATGCTTGAGCAGGCCGGTTTCCAAGTCGAGGCAGTCCATTTTGATGGATTTCAGCGAGCGTATCCACAGGAGTATCTTCCCGAACGCGTGGCTAAACGCATGGTTGAATTCATCGAGGGGCGGTCCCGCTGGGTCCATGGTGTGCCTTCCATAGGAGGCTGGTGGGGTCGGTTCTTTTTTCGTCCGTTTGAGATTGCTGCAGTCTGCGTGAAAGTCCGTCCCTTGAAACCCTAG
- a CDS encoding UpxY family transcription antiterminator, whose amino-acid sequence MSGDSGYRENEVSTPNGPRWYALRTKSRHEKLVRDQLDKRGIEPLLPTVKRLSQWKDRKKEIEVPLFSGYCFVRFSQRERMPVQKTAGVVEIVGSGSRPEPIPEQEIDALRRLMTSVLPYDPHPYLHEGMKVEVVRGPLQGVQGILLRKEKRHRLVLGVRVIQQAAVVEIDVNDVVPV is encoded by the coding sequence GTGTCCGGAGACAGCGGGTACAGAGAGAACGAAGTCAGCACGCCAAATGGCCCACGCTGGTACGCCCTGCGTACCAAGTCACGTCACGAAAAATTGGTGCGGGACCAGCTCGACAAGCGGGGGATCGAACCGTTGCTCCCAACGGTGAAACGATTGAGCCAATGGAAGGACAGGAAGAAGGAAATCGAGGTCCCACTGTTTTCCGGGTACTGTTTCGTGCGGTTCTCCCAGCGAGAAAGGATGCCGGTACAAAAGACCGCTGGTGTGGTCGAAATCGTCGGCAGCGGAAGCCGACCCGAGCCGATCCCGGAGCAAGAAATCGACGCGCTGCGCCGTCTTATGACGAGCGTCCTTCCGTATGATCCGCATCCCTACCTCCATGAAGGGATGAAGGTGGAAGTCGTTCGTGGTCCCTTGCAAGGAGTTCAGGGCATCCTTCTACGAAAAGAAAAGCGACATCGGCTCGTGCTGGGCGTTCGAGTAATTCAACAGGCGGCGGTGGTGGAAATCGATGTGAATGACGTGGTGCCGGTGTGA
- a CDS encoding ABC transporter ATP-binding protein, producing the protein MSDTPLAISLKGISKVYRLYGSLAEQALDVFGLSKLLFWRRPRYAEHWALKDINLEIGRGERIGILGRNGAGKTTLLKIITSNFVPTTGDVIVNGSVQALMGVGLGFHPEFTGHENIRSSLSYNGLSGRDLDVALDEVIKFVELGEFLHQPVKTYSLGMQARLMFAASTAIKPDILIIDEILGAGDAYFSAKSSHRMEKLTSTGCTLLLVSHSTQQVLQFCSRAIWLECGRIVMEGEALGVVKAYEEFAQRLEWQAAKQPGHKSVLDDPELRSKILTEVLGSSPGLAPMVGHADDKAVVSRWAGEGGLKITAVEVLDDEGKNITVVRTGQRIAIAIEAEAEYEGEYPCSFVVVLFTADGRVLSRHCGETTTLKLSTGQRVRCFLQYPAVLLGNGSYFFSAAIYRELDLRRLSSARFYDLLSRSFQFRVFDELADDPSLFHHPGTWSCS; encoded by the coding sequence ATGTCTGACACGCCTCTCGCGATCTCTTTGAAGGGTATTTCCAAAGTCTATCGGCTTTATGGCAGCCTGGCGGAACAGGCGCTGGACGTGTTTGGGCTGTCTAAGCTGCTCTTTTGGCGGAGGCCCAGATATGCCGAGCATTGGGCGCTGAAGGATATTAATTTGGAAATCGGGCGTGGGGAGCGCATTGGTATTCTTGGGCGAAATGGAGCCGGCAAGACGACACTTCTGAAAATCATTACGAGCAACTTTGTGCCGACGACAGGAGACGTCATAGTCAATGGATCGGTTCAGGCTCTCATGGGCGTAGGGCTTGGGTTTCACCCGGAGTTTACCGGCCATGAGAATATCAGGTCCTCGCTCTCCTACAATGGACTTTCAGGCAGAGATTTGGATGTTGCGCTTGATGAGGTCATCAAGTTTGTTGAACTGGGTGAATTCCTGCATCAGCCAGTGAAGACATACTCACTAGGGATGCAGGCGCGGTTGATGTTTGCCGCCTCGACGGCTATCAAGCCTGATATTCTCATCATCGACGAAATCTTGGGTGCCGGAGATGCCTACTTCAGCGCCAAGTCTTCGCATCGAATGGAAAAGCTGACTTCAACCGGATGCACGCTCCTCCTGGTGTCCCATTCTACGCAGCAAGTGTTGCAATTCTGTTCACGCGCAATCTGGCTGGAATGTGGACGGATTGTCATGGAGGGAGAAGCGCTTGGAGTAGTGAAAGCGTATGAAGAATTCGCCCAGAGATTGGAATGGCAAGCTGCAAAGCAGCCCGGACACAAATCGGTACTGGACGATCCTGAGTTGCGATCAAAGATCTTGACCGAGGTGTTGGGTTCAAGCCCGGGCTTGGCGCCAATGGTCGGCCATGCAGATGATAAGGCAGTTGTTTCTCGGTGGGCGGGTGAAGGAGGACTCAAAATCACAGCCGTGGAAGTTCTAGACGACGAGGGGAAGAACATCACAGTCGTAAGGACTGGGCAGCGGATCGCTATAGCGATAGAGGCCGAAGCCGAATATGAAGGCGAATACCCATGCTCTTTTGTCGTTGTCCTTTTCACAGCCGATGGTCGCGTGTTGTCTCGTCACTGCGGTGAAACGACGACACTCAAGCTATCCACTGGTCAACGGGTGAGATGTTTCCTTCAGTATCCCGCTGTCTTGCTAGGGAACGGCAGTTACTTTTTCTCTGCTGCCATCTATAGGGAACTCGATCTTCGCCGATTGTCATCGGCACGGTTTTATGATTTGTTGTCGAGGAGCTTCCAATTCCGCGTGTTCGACGAACTTGCCGACGATCCATCACTGTTTCACCATCCCGGAACGTGGAGTTGCTCCTAG
- a CDS encoding ABC transporter permease, giving the protein MDEVRTKYAGSVVGLFWVVLSPLILLTLYSVVYLVIFRVQPASMTQHGYVLYILSGLVPFLGFADALHTGSSSLSSNKAILLNTVYPAELVPLRAVLASHAMTLVGLGIVVLATLFLGSYSWALVLLPVLLLFQVMLAVGIAWVFSLASLVLRDISHILGFATMLLLIMSPIAYTPDMVPNNLQFIIYLNPLSYFITGFQEILAYGRPPSWSLFSAITCLGLMSFCVGYWVFSRMKKAFFDYV; this is encoded by the coding sequence ATGGATGAAGTGCGTACAAAATATGCCGGTTCAGTTGTGGGGCTTTTCTGGGTGGTACTTTCTCCGCTGATTTTACTGACTTTATATTCTGTTGTGTACCTGGTTATTTTTAGAGTTCAACCCGCATCAATGACTCAGCATGGCTATGTGCTGTACATATTATCCGGCCTGGTTCCCTTTCTTGGATTTGCCGATGCGCTACATACCGGGAGCTCATCTCTGTCTTCCAATAAGGCGATACTGCTGAACACCGTCTATCCGGCTGAACTCGTTCCTCTCCGAGCCGTTCTTGCCAGTCATGCCATGACCCTTGTTGGTTTGGGAATTGTTGTGCTTGCCACCTTATTTCTCGGAAGTTATTCATGGGCGCTCGTGCTCCTCCCAGTTCTTTTGCTTTTTCAGGTGATGTTGGCAGTGGGGATTGCTTGGGTCTTCTCTCTCGCCAGTCTTGTTCTTCGCGATATTTCCCATATCCTTGGATTTGCCACGATGCTGCTCTTGATCATGAGCCCTATCGCGTATACACCGGACATGGTCCCCAATAATTTGCAGTTCATTATCTATCTCAACCCGCTTTCTTACTTCATCACAGGGTTCCAAGAGATACTCGCCTACGGTCGACCACCATCCTGGTCATTATTCAGTGCAATCACGTGCTTGGGATTAATGAGTTTCTGTGTCGGGTACTGGGTGTTCTCCAGAATGAAAAAGGCCTTTTTTGACTATGTCTGA
- the lpxK gene encoding tetraacyldisaccharide 4'-kinase: MAFLHPGQPARKGLHWVAWLYGLAIRFRLWCYRRGWIATTRLPCRVVSVGNLTVGGTGKTPLVILLVQRLLAHGQRVAILSRGYKRTSTAPYLLVSDGSRIVAGPSESGDEPFLMAQRCPQAVVAVGADRVALGRWVLEQHPVDCIVLDDGFQHRALHRDVDLVLLDATDVGGLDALLPAGRLREPLNELDRASAVVITRADSSADVEAIRSRLRTVACRPEDVMEVVFRPESFVPMISGEEHVIDWGHGKKAWLVSGIGNSQSFRRSAESIGIEILGETAFEDHHGYSPSDIERIRATVQASGSDIVLTTEKDGGKLSALLTTDDPWWMLRLGTEIVRGEERLFQLIDGPSSDGGPPLGTYA, translated from the coding sequence ATGGCATTCTTGCATCCTGGACAGCCGGCTCGGAAAGGGCTTCACTGGGTTGCTTGGTTGTACGGCCTCGCCATTCGATTTCGGCTGTGGTGTTATCGGCGAGGCTGGATCGCGACCACACGGTTACCCTGTCGTGTGGTGAGCGTAGGAAACCTGACGGTCGGGGGAACGGGGAAAACTCCCCTTGTCATTCTTCTTGTACAGCGGTTGCTGGCCCATGGGCAGCGGGTCGCCATCCTGAGCCGCGGGTACAAACGGACGAGCACCGCGCCATATCTTCTGGTGTCCGATGGATCCCGAATTGTAGCCGGCCCATCGGAGTCGGGGGATGAGCCGTTTCTCATGGCGCAGCGTTGCCCGCAGGCCGTCGTCGCAGTGGGGGCGGATCGCGTTGCGCTCGGTCGGTGGGTGTTGGAGCAGCATCCCGTCGATTGCATCGTCCTTGACGATGGCTTTCAACATCGGGCGCTCCATCGCGATGTGGATCTGGTGTTGCTGGATGCCACCGATGTTGGAGGGCTTGATGCGCTGCTCCCGGCAGGACGGCTACGAGAACCACTGAACGAATTGGATCGGGCGAGCGCAGTGGTGATCACGCGAGCCGATTCTTCGGCGGATGTGGAAGCGATCCGCAGCCGATTGCGAACGGTTGCATGTCGCCCCGAAGATGTCATGGAAGTTGTGTTTCGACCGGAGTCCTTCGTGCCGATGATTTCGGGAGAAGAGCACGTGATTGATTGGGGCCACGGGAAAAAAGCCTGGTTGGTGAGCGGGATCGGGAACAGCCAATCGTTTCGCCGATCAGCCGAATCCATCGGAATTGAGATTCTGGGTGAAACGGCATTTGAAGATCATCACGGCTACAGCCCATCTGATATCGAGCGCATCCGCGCCACCGTGCAAGCCAGCGGGAGCGATATCGTCCTGACGACCGAAAAAGACGGCGGAAAACTCTCTGCCTTACTCACAACCGACGACCCCTGGTGGATGCTTCGTCTTGGGACGGAGATCGTACGTGGGGAAGAGCGACTCTTCCAGTTGATCGATGGGCCATCATCGGATGGGGGCCCACCGTTGGGAACGTATGCGTAA
- the waaF gene encoding lipopolysaccharide heptosyltransferase II, which translates to MRKELPRKVLVRAPNWIGDAVMCEPALRGLRALFPQANLAMLAKPAIAELFMAYPGLNQVIVYDDRGAHAGIGGKWTLAGSLRRYHFDLAVLFQNAFEAAFIAWLAGIPRRYGYATDGRVLFLTEPVAVPDRRAPAHQVEYYLNLLRPLGMTAKASPPKLPVSAEEDRMTGMRLASEGIDSSDLLIGINPGSTYGSAKRWLPERFAEVARRLAEQLREAEGAQVAVVILGAKGEESLGRDIAARIDGRSVVLSGSTTIRELMAVVNRCRLMITNDTGPMHIASACGVPVVAVFGPTDWRTTAPYGQERSVIREAVDCAPCLLRECPIDHRCMTRVSVDRVYETALMQLQGTGVTGRNGPRTGHAPLDGVTIFLDRDGTLNLDPGYIKSPDQLELFVGVPEALASVKQAGAKLIIVTNQSGIARGLFSHNELEAVHMKLVQLLEAAGVSLDAIYYCPHHPDDGCGCRKPNRGMIDQAVREHGVDLERSYVIGDQARDIELAKRVGVRSILVTTGAVSPEEVDGLKPSGLSPDWVAPSLAEAVAWLMTDASTLSVRTGGRGVAHP; encoded by the coding sequence ATGCGTAAAGAACTGCCTCGAAAAGTCTTGGTGCGCGCTCCGAATTGGATCGGTGATGCCGTGATGTGTGAGCCGGCCCTCCGCGGGCTTCGAGCGCTGTTTCCTCAAGCGAACCTGGCGATGCTTGCCAAGCCCGCCATTGCAGAGCTCTTCATGGCCTATCCTGGGCTCAATCAGGTGATTGTGTATGACGACAGGGGGGCCCATGCAGGGATTGGAGGAAAGTGGACTCTCGCCGGTTCGTTGCGACGGTATCACTTCGATTTAGCGGTGCTGTTTCAGAACGCGTTTGAGGCGGCCTTCATTGCGTGGCTTGCCGGCATCCCGAGGCGATATGGTTATGCAACCGACGGAAGGGTCCTCTTTTTGACCGAACCGGTTGCCGTTCCTGATCGTCGTGCGCCGGCGCATCAAGTCGAATACTACTTGAACTTGCTGAGGCCACTGGGAATGACTGCTAAGGCCTCACCGCCGAAACTGCCCGTTTCGGCTGAGGAAGACCGTATGACCGGTATGAGGCTCGCCTCGGAGGGGATCGACTCGTCGGATCTCCTCATCGGTATCAATCCAGGATCGACCTACGGCAGCGCCAAGCGTTGGTTGCCTGAACGATTTGCCGAGGTCGCCCGACGGCTTGCGGAGCAATTGCGAGAAGCCGAAGGTGCGCAGGTCGCCGTCGTCATTCTCGGGGCGAAAGGAGAGGAATCGCTGGGAAGGGACATCGCGGCGCGGATCGATGGGCGATCAGTCGTCTTGTCCGGCTCGACGACCATTCGCGAACTCATGGCGGTGGTGAATCGCTGCCGTCTGATGATTACCAACGACACGGGACCGATGCATATTGCCTCCGCATGCGGTGTGCCGGTTGTGGCGGTGTTTGGCCCGACGGATTGGCGCACCACTGCTCCCTACGGGCAAGAACGGTCGGTCATACGAGAAGCGGTAGACTGTGCACCCTGTTTGCTCAGGGAGTGCCCGATCGATCACCGATGCATGACACGCGTTTCCGTCGACCGGGTCTATGAAACAGCACTGATGCAACTTCAAGGAACAGGGGTGACAGGTCGGAATGGACCGAGAACAGGCCACGCGCCCCTGGACGGCGTCACCATTTTTCTCGATCGCGATGGAACACTTAACCTGGACCCCGGCTATATCAAGTCGCCCGATCAGTTGGAGTTGTTTGTAGGGGTGCCTGAGGCCCTCGCGAGTGTGAAGCAGGCCGGTGCCAAACTAATTATTGTGACCAATCAATCGGGAATTGCACGGGGACTCTTCTCACATAACGAGCTTGAAGCTGTTCACATGAAGCTCGTACAACTCCTTGAGGCGGCAGGGGTATCGCTCGACGCCATTTATTATTGTCCTCACCATCCTGACGATGGTTGTGGTTGTCGAAAGCCAAACCGCGGGATGATCGATCAGGCGGTGCGGGAGCATGGAGTGGATCTCGAGCGATCGTACGTGATCGGCGATCAAGCCCGTGATATCGAACTGGCGAAGCGGGTTGGAGTCAGGAGCATCTTGGTGACGACCGGAGCGGTTTCCCCAGAGGAAGTAGATGGCCTGAAGCCCTCGGGGCTCTCCCCGGATTGGGTAGCCCCTTCGCTGGCTGAGGCTGTCGCCTGGCTGATGACTGATGCGAGTACATTATCCGTGCGGACCGGCGGGCGTGGGGTCGCGCATCCGTGA
- a CDS encoding winged helix-turn-helix transcriptional regulator, protein MNLQGQRDLLLLTEVERDGAVTQRSLATKLGVALGLTNLYLKRLARKGYIKITTIPSHRVRYLVTPQGFAEKSRLTYLYMEYSLSHYRDMRARLREALSHAARNGVKRVIIYGTGELAEMAYLSLREMHMILVGFVDDGQQESFLSYPVWSSKVLGEWEFDAVLLADLEQTARHRAMLGQQHVPDEKILVLGPSV, encoded by the coding sequence ATGAATCTTCAAGGCCAAAGGGATCTTCTTTTACTTACCGAAGTCGAACGAGATGGTGCGGTTACACAACGGTCCTTAGCCACCAAACTCGGGGTTGCTCTTGGCCTGACCAATCTATACCTCAAGCGACTGGCCCGGAAAGGGTATATCAAAATCACAACAATTCCCTCGCACCGCGTTCGGTATTTGGTCACTCCCCAGGGGTTTGCCGAAAAATCCAGGCTTACGTACCTGTACATGGAGTATTCCTTGTCTCACTACCGAGATATGCGTGCACGGTTACGAGAAGCACTGTCTCACGCGGCTAGAAACGGAGTGAAACGAGTCATCATTTATGGAACCGGTGAACTCGCGGAGATGGCTTATCTGTCCCTCCGTGAAATGCATATGATCTTGGTGGGATTCGTGGATGACGGCCAACAGGAATCGTTCTTATCCTATCCGGTCTGGTCGTCGAAGGTTTTGGGTGAATGGGAATTCGACGCGGTGCTATTGGCAGATCTTGAACAGACGGCACGACACCGAGCAATGCTGGGGCAACAACACGTTCCTGACGAGAAAATTCTCGTGCTGGGCCCCTCGGTCTAA